One genomic window of Glycine soja cultivar W05 chromosome 9, ASM419377v2, whole genome shotgun sequence includes the following:
- the LOC114368056 gene encoding protein NLP6-like, with protein sequence MSESKDENPDLPPKSKPQEEHGFAMDFDISLESLWPSDHISLVSNPMSPFLFSTISDQPCSPVWAFSDAEDERLIRIAASAGNTNTTTENLVENYDNKKTVPPLVAIPTSENPDAYCLIKERMTQALRHFKELTEQNVLAQVWAPMRNGNRYALTTSGQPFVLDPHSNGLHQYRTVSLMYMFSVDGENDEIMGLPGRVFQQKIPEWTPNVQFYSSKEYQRLNHAQHYNVRGTLALPVFELAGQSCVAVVELIMTSQKINYAPEVDKICKALEAVKLRSSEILEHQYIQICNEDRQYALAEILEILTVVCETHSLPLAQTWVPCKHRSVLAHGGGHKKSCSSFDGCCMGQVCMSITEVAFYVIDAHTWGFHEACVEHHLQQGQGVAGRAFLSHNMCFCGNIAQFCKTEYPLVHYALMFGLTSCFAVCLQSSHTGNDDYVLEFFLPPGITDFNEQKRLLGSILATMKPHFQSLKIASGIELEENASIEIIEARNERVNLRFESIPITQSSKSPPRHASPNVGEGLPLEPSEQKIMAYFDGINDGGSLGDNAGGHIDQNTSLKIKTKKKPSERKRGKAEKSISLDVLQHYFTGSLKDAAKSLGVCPTTMKRICRQHGISRWPSRKIKKVNRSLSKLKCVIESVHGAERAFGLNSLSTVSLPIAAGSFSEPSTSNKFNRQTSLTIRPSEPKINEKDFDASGASETKRQAAMEDQFLGLEARAQSPEKVINDRGVATQEIGTKGTNKFRTGSGSSESSGNPTPHGSCHGSPPNEISPPKDIFVTGHSEKCLVLRGSLGSTTLHSTSTPNCTTAYPMPHIVETTEPQELFGGQLLERAGSSKDLRNLCPSADAVLEDQVPEAYKMNPQCSDLPQMQHMDNLNNTLTPFAVRKEVKSVTIKATYKEDIIRFKVSMDCGIVELKEEIAKRLKLEAGTFDIKYLDDDHEWVLIACDADLQECMDISRSSGSNVIRLVVHDILPILGSSCESSGDWKGCI encoded by the exons ATGTCAGAGTCCAAGGATGAAAATCCTGACCTTCCTCCCAAGTCAAAGCCACAGGAGGAACATGGTTTTGCCATGGATTTTGACATTAGCCTGGAAAGTCTATGGCCCTCGGATCATATATCTTTGGTCTCTAACCCCATgtctccttttctcttttccaCTATCTCTGACCAACCTTGTTCTCCTGTCTGGGCTTTTTCTGATGCCGAAGATGAGAGGCTAATCAGGATTGCAGCTTCAGCAG GTAATACAAATACAACAACTGAAAATCTAGTTGAAAATTATGACAACAAAAAAACTGTGCCACCCCTTGTAGCCATCCCAACTTCAGAAAATCCAGATGCTTATTGTCTaatcaaggaaagaatgacacAAGCGCTTCGCCACTTCAAAGAGTTGACTGAACAAAATGTTCTAGCTCAGGTTTGGGCACCTATGAGGAATGGAAATCGGTATGCACTTACAACTTCAGGCCAACCATTTGTTCTTGATCCACATAGTAATGGACTCCATCAGTATAGAACAGTTTCCCTGATGTATATGTTCTCTGTGGATGGGGAGAATGATGAGATCATGGGACTTCCCGGCCGAGTTTTTCAGCAAAAAATTCCAGAATGGACTCCCAATGTTCAGTTTTATTCTAGTAAAGAGTATCAGCGCCTAAATCACGCGCAACATTACAATGTCCGCGGAACCTTGGCCCTGCCTGTGTTTGAGCTTGCAGGACAGTCATGTGTGGCTGTAGTGGAGTTGATAATGACTTCACAGAAGATTAACTATGCTCCTGAGGTTGATAAAATCTGCAAAGCCCTTGAG GCGGTTAAGTTGAGGAGTTCAGAAATTTTGGAGCATCAATACATTCAG ATATGTAACGAAGACCGCCAGTATGCATTAGCCGAGATTTTGGAGATACTGACAGTTGTGTGTGAAACTCATAGTTTGCCTCTGGCACAAACATGGGTTCCATGTAAGCATCGGAGTGTCTTAGCACATGGCGGTGGTCATAAGAAAAGTTGCTCAAGTTTTGATGGATGTTGCATGGGGCAAGTTTGCATGTCTATAACTGAGGTAGCATTCTATGTAATAGATGCTCATACATGGGGTTTTCATGAGGCCTGTGTTGAGCATCACTTACAACAAGGTCAAGGAGTTGCTGGGAGGGCATTTTTGTCCCACAACATGTGCTTCTGTGGAAACATCGCCCAATTCTGCAAAACTGAATATCCCTTAGTACATTATGCACTCATGTTTGGTTTAACCAGCTGTTTTGCAGTATGCTTACAAAGCTCTCATACCGGAAATGATGATTATGTGCTAGAGTTTTTTCTGCCTCCTGGGATCACAGACtttaatgaacaaaaaagatTGTTGGGATCCATATTGGCAACAATGAAGCCACATTTTCAGAGTCTTAAGATTGCTTCTGGCATTGAACTTGAGGAAAATGCTTCAATTGAAATCATAGAAGCAAGAAATGAAAGAGTTAATTTGAGGTTTGAGTCCATTCCAATTACTCAATCTTCTAAGTCACCACCTAGACATGCCTCGCCAAATGTGGGGGAGGGGCTGCCACTGGAGCCATCAGAACAGAAAATAATGGCATACTTTGATGGTATAAATGATGGAGGGAGTCTTGGTGATAATGCAGGTGGACACATTGATCAGAACACTTCCTTAAAGatcaaaaccaaaaagaaaccCTCAGAGAGAAAACGTGGAAAAGCTGAGAAATCAATTAGTCTTGATGTTTTGCAACATTACTTCACAGGAAGCCTTAAGGATGCTGCAAAGAGCCTTGGTG TTTGCCCTACTACAATGAAGCGCATCTGTAGGCAGCATGGGATATCACGCTGGCCATCTCGAAAGATAAAAAAGGTTAACCGTTCCCTGTCCAAGCTCAAGTGTGTTATTGAATCAGTCCATGGTGCTGAACGAGCATTTGGTTTGAATTCTCTAAGTACCGTTTCACTTCCCATTGCTGCCGGTTCCTTTTCTGAGCCATCCACTTCAAACAAGTTCAACCGCCAAACATCATTGACCATTAGGCCATCGGAACCTAAGATCAATGAAAAGGATTTTGATGCGTCTGGAGCATCAGAAACAAAAAGGCAGGCTGCAATGGAAGATCAATTCCTTGGACTTGAAGCAAGGGCACAAAGTCCTGAGAAAGTGATTAATGATAGAGGAGTGGCCACTCAGGAGATTGGCACTAAAGGCACAAACAAGTTTAGAACTGGAAGTGGCTCAAGTGAAAGCAGTGGAAATCCTACTCCTCATGGTTCATGCCATGGTAGTCCCCCAAATGAAATCTCACCTCCTAAAGATATATTTGTAACAGGCCACAGTGAGAAATGTCTTGTGTTAAGAGGATCACTGGGGTCAACAACACTGCACTCAACTAGTACACCGAACTGCACAACTGCATACCCTATGCCTCACATTGTAGAAACGACAGAACCTCAAGAACTATTTGGAGGACAGCTACTTGAGCGTGCTGGTAGTTCTAAAGACTTGAGAAATCTATGCCCTTCAGCAGATGCTGTTTTGGAGGATCAGGTTCCAGAAGCTTACAAGATGAATCCTCAATGTTCTGACTTGCCTCAAATGCAACACATGGATAACCTTAATAACACTCTGACACCTTTTGCAGTTAGGAAAGAGGTGAAGAGTGTGACTATTAAGGCAACATATAAAGAAGATATCATAAGGTTTAAGGTCTCTATGGACTGTGGTATTGTGGAACTGAAAGAGGAAATTGCCAAAAGATTGAAACTAGAGGCGGGAACATTTGATATCAAGTATCTGGATGATGATCATGAATGGGTTTTGATAGCCTGTGATGCAGACCTGCAGGAGTGCATGGACATCTCAAGATCATCAGGCAGCAACGTAATCAGGCTTGTGGTGCATGATATACTGCCCATTCTCGGAAGCTCTTGTGAGAGCTCAGGAGATTGGAAAGGTTGTATATAG